The genomic window AGAAAAGCGGCAGCGCTGCAATACGCGGCGCTGCCGGCAAAGAGACGGAACACTTGCACTGCAGCAGACCTATTCGGTGATGTGAATATCGTCGTCCTTATTGATCCTGCCTGACAGGAATAACCCGCCAAGGCCTATCGTAATGAGGCCGCAGATGATCGCAACCACCAGCCAGATCCTCTGATCATTGCTGCCCGTATATCTTACGAACGAAAAGATCGCAACAACAGCGGACACCAGTGCGAGTACGGCATAAAGCATATCCTTCACAAAAACCACCTCCGATCATGAAAAAGGAAATCGACGGTTCGCGCCGCAGCTGTTTCGCCAAAGCCGGCGCTCCTGACACGTCCGAAATTGCCAAATAACTCAACTGTACAAAAAGTACCCTTATATTAACCTTACCTTCACTCTGAAAGCAAGCAAGAGTTAGACGCGGGCGAGGCAAGCTTTGGCGATGCGCTCATGTCCCTGCAGATCGCGAATGAACACAACGTCATTCCATCTGCCGCCCGCGAACATTGCTTCAACAGCGCGAGCCTGCGAAAAGCCGATCTCTATAAGAATTACGCCGCCCGCAGTGAGATGTTCCGGAGATGATCCGATAAGCCGCCGGATGATCGACGATCCGTCGGCATCGTCTGTAAGCGCGATGTACGGTTCGTGTTCGCGAACTTCGGGCTGGAGTGTTGAAACCTCGCCGGCGCCGATATACGGCGGGTTTGAGAGTACGGCATCAAAACGCCGTTCGCCGACCGCAGAAAAAACGTCGGATACGATGACCTCAAGGCGACCCAAAACGCCGGCTCGGCGTGCATTCTCAGCCGTCATTGCGGCTGCCGCAGGCGAGATATCTGCCGCAACGGCTCTCGCGTCAGGTACATTCTTAAGCACCGCGACGCTGATACATCCCGAACCGGAGCCGATCTCACAAAAGGCCGGCTGTTCGACCTTCTTCAAATGCTTGATAGCTTCTTCGACAAGCAATTCGGTCTCGGGCCTAGGTATCAGCACATCGGGCGAGACAAGGAGCTCGATCCCGTAAAACTCCTGAACACCGGTAATGTATTGCAGCGGCTCGCGCGTGCAGCGGCGTAAGATCGCGGCGGTATATGCCTTATGCTCACTGTCCGTGAGTTCGTATTCGGGATGTGCGACAAGGAACGTTCGGTCGCGGCCGGTGATAAATGCGAGCAGCACGGCAGCATCAAGCCGTGCATTCTCGATCTCGGCGGCTCGGAGCTTGGCCTCGGCGGCGGTTAGTTCAGCGGCGATGTTCATCACACGCCGTCGCCTCGGAACATCGCGGGCAATGTCAGTACAATGATCCGCAGGTCGAGCATCAGCGACCAATTCTCGATGTAATAGATATCGGCACGCACCATCTCATCGAACGTAAGTTTATTGCGCCCCGAAACCTGCCAAAGCCCCGTCATGCCGGGCTTCATATCGAGGCGTTTTCGATGCCAAAGCTCGTAACGCTCGACCTCATACGGAATAGGCGGACGCGGCCCGACGATGCTCATTTCACCGCGCAGCACATTGAGCAGCTGCGGCAGTTCGTCGAGGCTTACGCGTCTGAGGAATGTACCGACGCGTGTGATGCGCGGGTCATCCTTTACTTTGCCGAAGATCGGATGGTCCTCGTCGCCTGCATTCGCCGCCGCTTGCCCCTCGATATTCTTCTCATAAGCCTCGCGATGCACGGCCTCATCCGCATCGGCGTTCATTGTGCGGAATTTGAAGCAGAGGAACTTCCGCCCGTCCATTCCGACACGCTCCTGCCGAAAGAAAACGGGGCCTTTCGAATCCGCCTTGATGGCGATCGCTGCCGCAAGCCAGAACGGAGCGGTAACAACGGCCGCGACCGCCGCAATAGCTATATCCGAAACTCTTTTGATGAACCGCTGAGTATCCGAGAGCGGCTCGCGAAAGAGCCTCACCATCGGCAGAACTCCGATCTGATCGACGCTGGTCTTTTGCGGCAATAGATCGAGTATGCCGGGCGCAAACCGGAACTCGACCTTTTGCCGGCGGCCTACACTCATCATTACGTCAAAGAGCCGCGCGCTTTCGATATTGTTGTCGGTGATTATCACCTCTTGGATGCCGTGTTCGCGTATGACGCCGGCAAGCCCGTCAAGCGATCCGAGCACGGGAACGCCAAGGTCTGCATGCTCGCCTTCGCTTGATGCGACAGCGCCGAATATGCGATAGCCGAGATGCCTTTGCTGTTCGAGTTCGAGTATGGTCTTTTCCGCTTCGGCATTGGTACCGACGACGATCGTCGGTATCAAATTGATGCCGCGCTTGCGAAAACGCACCTGCGCGGCCCGCAGCATCCAGTGAAATGCCGTAAGGCCGACGAGCAGGAAAGCAAAATCGATCAGAAATACGCTTCGTGAGTATGAGAATTGCTGGTACTCGAAAAATCCTCTGAATAGGAACGCCCACGCAACCGTCAAAAGCGATGAGAAGACCACGGCGTAAAAGACCTTGCCCGCCTCGTGCGTGAATGAGAACGCACCGAAAAATCGATACGCACGCTGATAGACAAGCATCACGACGGTCGCCACCACCGAGAAAGCGGCAACTCCGGCGTAAGGAGCGAACGCCTTTGACCAGCCGCCGCCGGCAAAGATCGCCTCGCCGTGCCTTACGCGGAATGCAAGTATGAATGCAGCAGCGGTAATTGCCGCATCTGCGCAAAAGATCGCCGCCGTTACCGCAGGCATCACCCAACGCGGCATAAGCCTTACGTCCGAGCGTATCTCGGCGGGCGTCAGCTCTTGTTTTGCGGCTATCACTCTCACACTTCCAAATTGCCGCCGACCCTACCGGCAAGCAGGGCCAAAGGGCGGCGACTTCGATAAGTTAACATTAAAATACGGATCAGCGTAAAAAATTTCGGCAAAGCGCTTCTTCAATACGCCGAGATCGCTGTGCCCGACAGTCCTGCCTGCGGCCTTTACGACCGCGAACGGCGTCGCGACATTATTACATCCCGCAAGCATCGCCCGGAACGAAAGATCGACGTCGGGCCGCTGTTCATCGCTCATTCCGGCGTCAAAGCCGCCAAGCCTCTCGAAAAGCCCGCGGCGGACCGTCATCGCCTCGATGGAGACGGCCGAGACGTTGCGGACAACATTCTTTTCAAGAAAGCCGCTCAGCCGCAAATTTTCACCCGCAAATTGTGAACCGATACCGTCATTCAGCCCTGCGGTCAGGCCGATCTCGACGATTGTTCCGCTTCCTTCGACAAGCAAAGGGCCGACAACGCCGACATTCGGCATCAGCGCCTGCGCCGCAAGCTCTTCGACAGCGTCGAGCGTCAACGCGGAAATGTTTTGCGGCACAAAGCAAAGCACATCGCCCGCCGCTTTCGCCGCTGCGGCCTGCAGAGCCGCAAAAATACGCTGCGGCGGATCGGCCTCGATCACCTCGAGCACATCGCCTTTAACGGCCGCAGCACTTTCACGATCGAAACAGATGACCGAGACATGGGCGGCGACATTCGATCCCGCACGCATCCGATGAAGTTCGCCGATGCCGCGGATCGCCCGCACATCGGAACCGATGCGTTCGAAATGTTCATCGAGTGCCGCGCGTGCACGCTCGTGCGCATAGCCCTTTTGCGACGGCGCCAACGCAACAGACCCCTCGACCGAGCGCCAATGGTAAAGCACTTTCGGTATGTGTACGACGTCACTTCGCGAAAGCCCCTCGCTCGCCCGCAGCAGCAGATCGTAGTCCTGACTGCCGTCAAATTCGCTCCGGAACTTTAGATGCTTGATAAGCGCCGTGCGATATACCGTGAGGTGATTCACATAATTCACGCAATGCAGCAGATCGGGGCTCCAATTCGGTTTGAAATACGGCGAATAGCGGCGGCCTTCGGTATCGATCACGTCATGATCGCTGTAGATGATCGCCGCGCCCGGCTCCGCAAAAGCCGCAGCCGCGGCCTCAGCCAAAGCGTTCTCCGACAAGAGGTCATCGTGGTCTAGTAATGCGGTAAATTCGCCGTTCACGAGGCCGAGTGCCGAATTCGATGCTGCGGAGATGTTGCCGTTCGCCTCACGAAACACAGCCTCGATGCGCCCGTCATTCTCGGAAAATGAACGCAGCAGCGGCCTTATGTGTTCGGCCGTTGAAGCGTCGTCGGCGATGCAAAGCTGCCATTTCGGGTACGTTTGCGCGAGCACCGACCCGATCGCCTCGCTGAGCAGCCGCTCGGGCGTGTTGTATGTCGGCATCAGCACCGATACGGACGGAAACTCGTCAACCTTTGCGGGCAATGCTGTCTGCGTCGCCGGCTCGCATTCGGCGATCCATTGCCGATACTGCTTATCGGTGTTGCGCCCGCGAAGCCTCCGCAGGACCTTGCTTGCAGCGACGGCAAAGCCGTCACGCCGCATCGTCTCAAGCACCTGCCGGAAATGTATCGATAGCCGCATTGTTTATTTTCGGATCGTATCGAGCAAAGCGCTCTGCCCGCCGCGCGAGAACTCGTAATAGCGGCCGCTGTAAAGCTCGGCAAGCACCGGAGCGATGCGGGCGATACGCAGCTTAGGATAGTTCATTCGTGTCTGAAGATGGGCGATCTCGAGGCTGATACGCAGCCGCGCGGCTTCGAGCATCGAGGCAAGCCGCCGGCGATCCGGCACAAGCTCCGGCATCGGCGCCGCAGCACGCATTGCCGCGAGCCGTGCCTCGTCAAAAAGCTCGGCGAACTGATCGAATCGCTCATTTGCACGCAGGCGCTCTTCGACGATGCGTCGGTGCTGATCGGCACGCGAAGCGTCCCTTTGCCCGTGGCCGACACCCAACTGCTGGGCGTCGTGCTGTCGATAAAGTATCAACTGCTCATCGACCGCCGCGACGCGCGATGTAAGCGATGCGATGAGCGAGATCCAGCCGTCGTGGATCATACCGGTGAGTTTCGGTATCGGCAGAGCCGCACTCACGAGCGAACGTCTGAAAGCCATCGTCGCACCCGTTACGACATTGTAATAGAGCAGCACTTCGGCCGCGCGGCCCTCGGCGAACATCTTCCGGTCGTAAGCACGGAACGTCCAACGCCAAAGCGGCAGGCCGAGCGGCCGAAGTTCCGCATCCACGACCTTTGCATTGCTGAACGCCATCCCGACTTGCGGATCGTCGAATCCACGCATCATCCGCTCGACCTTGTGCGGCAGCCACACATCATCCTGATCGGCGAGGAAGATGATGTCGCCGCTGCATTTTGCGATAGCGCGTTCGAAATTCTTATCCGATCCGATGTTCTGCTCGCCTCTTACGATGTGAACTTCTGCCGCCGCAGTGGCGGCGAACCGCTCGGCTGTTTCCAATGTGCCGTCGGTCGAGGCATCGTCGCTGATGACGATCTCGTCGGGGCGGCGTGTCTGTGCCGCGATACTGTCAAGCTGCTCCTGCAGGTAACGCGAGCCGTTATACGTGCAGAGGGCGACGGAGATCTTCATAAGCCGGGCATTGCGCATGTTGCGCTTTCGTTGGCAAGATTTTAGCATCATTGCGGCGATGTCGAAGCCAGAGGGCTTCCGCGCCTGTGCCGCTTTGCCTTATGCCGCGTATCGATGTGCTGATGTCAACCTTTAACGGAGCTGCGTTCCTGCCGCCGCAGATCGACTCGATCATTGCACAGGAACACGCGGACTGGCGGCTTTTGATACGCGATGACGGCTCGTCGGATGCCACGCTCAATATCATCAAGGCCTACGCCGAACGCGACGCCCGAATCGAACTGCTGACCGGCGACAGCGGCAACCTTGGCGCCTTCGCGAGCTTTATGCGGCTGGTTGAAGCCTCGGACGCACCGTACTTTGCTTTCTGCGATCAAGATGATGTCTGGTCGCCGCAGAAATTATCACTGCTTCTCGAAAAAATGATCCGTTCCGAGACTCAGTACGGTGCAGATACGCCGCTTGTCGTCTTTAGCGATATGTCGGTGGTCGATGAGAATTTGGTTCTGCTGGACGCCTCTTTTCGCCATTTTTCGCAGTTCGATCCGTTCATAAGCCGAGATTGGCGGCGGCTTCTTGCCCAGAATGTCGTCCTCGGCTGCAGCATGCTCGCGAACGCGGCCGCACGCCGCGCCGCTCTTCCCTACAAGCTACGCGATATGCCGCACGACCAATGGGTCGCGGTGAATGCAGCACGTTCGGGCCGCATCGAATTTATAGATGAGGCGACGGTCAGCTATCGTCAGCACGGCCGTAACTACGCGGGAGCAAAGAAGTTCGGGCTGCTCTACGCAATATCGAGGCTGCCGCACTTCATCATTACGATCGGCGAATATCGGCGGGCGGCGGCACATTTCGGCGATGTTACGACGCTGCAGTTGACTGCAAGCAAATTCCGAACGAACGTCCGCCGCTTTGACAAAAAGGAGGCGTTCCGCGAATGAACGCCAAAAAGACACGCATCATCAGCCTCAACGTCGATGTTATTACGCTCGCCGGCGCTCTCGAACGCATCACGGAGTTTTGCAGAAAAGGCAGCGGCGGTTTTGTTTGTCTCGCAAATGTGCACATGGTGATGGAGGCGTATGACGACGCATCGTTCGCAGATGCCGTCAATGCTGCCGATCTCGTCCTGCCTGACGGTATGCCGCTAAAATGGATGCAGCGGCTTTCTGCCGAACGCACCGCCGCACGCATCCGCGGCAGCGATCTTATGAACGCTTTGCTTGCCCTCGCCGAACAAAGAGGCCTTACCGTCGGTTTTTACGGCAGCGAACCTTCGGTTATCGAAGCCATCGAGCGCCGCCTTGCGGTCGAGTTTCCGGCTTTGAAGGTCGCATATTCATATTCGCCGCCGTTTCGCCCGCTCACAGCAAACGAAGATACCGACATTATTGCGGCGATCGGCCGGAACGCTCCGGACATACTCTTTGTCGGCCTTGGCTGCCCAAAACAGGAGCGTTGGATGCACGGTCATCGGCCGCATCTGAAAGCCGTGATGCTCGGCGTCGGTGCGGCGTTCGATATCTTTGCCGGAAAGCAAAGCGAAGCTCCGCGTTGGATCAGCCGCATCGGCCTCGAGTGGCTCTATCGACTCCTGCTGGAGCCGAAGCGGCTTTGGCGCCGTTATTTATTGCTGAATCCGCGATTCGCGGCTCTTGCCGCGATGCAGCTTGCGCGGCGAAATGTAAGGCCCAAGGACGCCGCATAGCCGTGTTGCCCTTCTGCCTTAAAAACCGGATAATACTTGCTTCGGCCCGCGATTCGCATTATGAAGTTCCTTTCTGACATTCGGCTCTTACTGCTCGGCGTTTGGCTTGGCAGTGCGGTCTTCTTTATCGGCGTTGCTCAAACGGCTTTTGCTCTCGTCGCTGACCGCGGGCTTGCCGGTGCGGTCGTCGGGCGCAGCCTTTCGATCCTTAATTACGGCGGGCTTATCATCGCCGTTCTTTTGATATTGACATCCCTGATGATACGCAATGCAAGTGCGTTCTGGCTTTGGACAGAACGTTTGCTTCTGCTTATCGTCGGTGCGGCGTGCGCCGTCGGCGAATTCGTGATCGGGCTTTGGATGTCGTCGATACGCTCGCAATTCGGCGGCTCGATCGATCAGGCGGCCGCTGACGACCCGCTGAAGATCCGCTTCGATCAACTGCATCATTGGTCGGAATGGGTGCTCACCGCCGCGATGATCGCTGCGTTCATCGCATTCTTTATCATTGCGAACCGCAAATTCACGACACCGAAGGCCGCAACCAATATTTACGATTTTGAAAAAGAGTTTAAGATATGACCATGGAATTGATCGAGAACCGCGACACATTCAATAAAAGATTTGCCGCTTGGAAGCCCAATGATGACCTCGCAGGGCTGCCTTACGCCGAGAACGTCCACTCGATGCTGACGCCTTTCCTGCGTTCGCTGCCGATGCTGAACCTCGCGCTTATCTCATCGGCCGGCGGTTATATCACAGGAACCGAAGCCTTCGATCTGTCGGCAAAGGACGGCGACATAAGCTACCGCGAGATCCCCGTCGAGGTCGAGGCCGGCGACATCTCATACGCCGCAAAGGGCTACGACACAAAGGATGTGCTTGCCGACCGCAACTCCCTGATCCCGATCGACCGCCTGCAGGAATACGCTGCGAACGGCGTCATCGGCAGCCTCAATGGCGTCTGGTGGTCGGTTAGCAGCCGCATCCCGAATGCCGTTCGTGTTGCCGATGAGCTTGCACCCGCAATAGCCGGACGCCTTGCTCATTACAACTGCCAGGCGGCGCTGCTCATTCCCGCATCGCGCCTCTGCCACCAAACGCTCGGCATCGTCGCCCGTGCGGTCGAAGATGCCGGCATCCCGACGGTTTGCGTATCGGTAGATCGCCCGATGACCGACCATGTGCGGCCGCCGCGTGTCGTCTATTACAAAGGCTCCTTCGGCTCCGTCGCGGGCAAGCCGAACTTCAGCGAGTATCAGCGACGCATCCTCGATGAATCGCTGCGTTCGGCTGAGACCTTTGATCAGCCCGGCTCGCGCAAACTCGTCGTCGATCTCGAAACACAGACCGAGACCGCACGCGGCGAACGATGAACTTATCTGCAAGCTACGCTTTCGGATGCGCCTTGTCGTAAACGTCGATCATCTTTTCGATCGAAACCTGTGTATAGATCTGTGTGCTCGACAGACGCGCGTGGCCGAGCAGTTCCTGTATATCCCGCAGGTCGGCTCCGTTGTCGAGAAGATGCGTGGCAAAGGTATGGCGCAAGCTGTGCGGCGAAATGTTGTGAATATCAGCGAACATCTTGATATATTTATCGACCATTCGCCCGACGCTCCGCGTCGTCAACCGCCCGCCGCGGCGGTGCAGAAAGACGGCATCGAGGTCGCGTTCCGCTTCGGGGCAAGCATTCAGAAAGGTCGCACGCGTTTCCTGCAAATAATTTAACAGAGCCTCCGCCGCCGGCTCGCCGAATGGCACTATCCGTTCCTTTCGCCGTTTTCCCATCACGCGCACCATACGCTCGCGCAAGTCGATGTCCTGCAGGTCGATCCCGACAAGTTCGCCGACACGAATGCCCGTCGCGTACAGGAATTCGAGTATCGCGCGGTCGCGCCGCCCGAGGTCGGTGTTGATATTCGGCATCTCGATGAAACGCACGGCATCTTCCATCGATAGCAGTGTCGGAAGCTTCCGCTCGATCTTTGGCGTGGCGACCAATTTTGCCGGGTTCCGTTCGGCTCTGCCCTCCTGCATCAAAAATGCAAAAAAAGTTCGCAGGCTTGAGAGCTTTCGTGCAACGGTCGTTTTCTTATGGCCGTTGTGAAGTTCAGCGATCCATTCGCGTATCGTCAAATTGTCGATCTGCCCGATCGCGATGTCGCTACGCTTCTCGATCCTAAAGAGGAATTCGGCGAATTGTTCAAGGTCGGATTCGTAGTTCCGGAGCGTATGCGGACTGACGTCACGCACGTATTTGAGATGCTGCAGAAAATCTTTTCTTTCTTCGGTGAATATCACGGCCGCTTTGGGACATAGTAGCCTTTTCGCGTTCGAACCGTAAGGCCGCTGCGGCCGTTTACCTTTACCGTGATCTCACGAAAGGCTCCCGCTTCAGCCGCCGTATCATCGGGATAGTATGCGAGAATGTACTGCTGCGAAAGGCTCGCCGAGATGTCGTCGAAAGCCTCGTTCATCTCACGTTCATCGATCGGCGAAAAGACCGCTCCGCCCGTCTGCTCTGCGATCTCGATCATCCGCCGCTCAGCCGTGAGCGAGCGAATGTTGGCATTTCCCTCACGGCTGCCTGTGCGTTTGAAGTTCTCAAAGTCCTTTGTTTTCACCACATACACTTGACAGTTCGTTTGTTGAAGCGTCTTTACGACGCCTTCGAGCGTCGTGCTCAGCTCGCTGTAAGTGTCCTCACCATCCGAGACTATCACTATCACACGGCGGCCCGAATAGGCCTTCAAATACTCCGCAGCCTCGATGATGCCGTCAAGCAATGCGGTTGCACCCGCAGGCGGCGGGAAGGCGTTTATCGCATGCGTAAGCAGCGTTGTATTCGCCGTCAAAGGCTGTGAAAGGCGCGTGTAGTCGGCAACCGAAAAAAGTGCCGCTTGGTCGATCTCGGGGCGAAGCACACGCGTAAAGAATCGTACGGCCGCGTCGCGTTCGAAATCACGCGCGGCGAGTATGCTTGACGAATTATCATACAGCATCGCAAGCCGTATCGGCGAGCGGCTGCGGAAGACCTCGTCGATCTCGACCGCCTTGCCGTCAACACGCACTTCAAGATCACTTTTCTTCAGCGTCGTAACCGCGCGGCCTCTGCTGTCAAAGACCGAAACAGGTATCGGAACAAGCATCGAGCTTACGCGCACCACCTCGTCCGTCTGCTTCGGTTCCGGTGTCGGTTTTGGTGTCGGCTCGGCGCCGGTTCGGGTCGGCCTGTAGCCTGTCGAAATGCTCGGTTCGGGCGTCGGCGTCGCCTCGGGTTTTATCCGCCCCGACTGTGCCGCAGCACCGATGGCAAACAAAAGCACAATGACAGGCACGAATGGCCCGATCCCGGCTGAATTTTGCTGCAACTGAACAGGCATCCGGAAGTTTGATGCAATTTAACGGCTAAATGAAAAAGAGTTTTACGCCCGCGAGCAGGAGAACCACCGCGAGCACACGCCGAAGCGTGATCGAATCGAACTTCTTTGCCCCCAGCGTCGATCCGACGATGCCGCCGCAAACCGCTGCAATGATCCAGAACCAAACACCCGACGGAAGCTGAAAAATATTCGTGCCTTTTCCCATCAGATAATTTCCGAGCAGCCCCGCAAATGAATTGACGAGTATGAACAAGACCGAAACTGCGGCCGCGGTCTTCGTTTCGGCCCAATGCGCGAGCATCAGCACCGGCGTCAGAAAAATGCCGCCGCCGACGCCGACCATCCCCGACAAAAGGCCGATCGCAGCACCTATTACAAGCCCGACTGGAACGGGCGGCTCTTTCGCATCGTTGTCATCACTTGCGAACTTGACCGCAAGCCGCAACGCCGCAAGGCAAAGCACGACGCCGAGCACTATCTTATAAATGTGTGTCGGCAGCTGCACAATACCGCCGTAAAACGCGAAAGGTATCGACGTGGCCGCGAACGGCCAGAATGTTCTCCATCTGAAATGACCCGCACGCCAGAATTGATATGTGCCGATAGACGCCACAAAGAGGTTCAACACAAGCGCCGTCGGCCTTGTGATCTCGGGCGCGACGGACATGAACGCCATCACTGCCAGGTAGCCCGACGCTCCGCCGTGCCCGACCGAGGAATACATAACGGCCACGATAAAGACCGCTATCAGGACGATCACTAGTTGTTCCATAAATTCGATATAAAGCGGTCCCAATCCGCAAGTGCATTTTCTACCTGTATAATGTGCCGCTCGCGCTTGTTGCGGTGCTTTTTGCGAAGCTCTGCGGCAAGCGGTTCGAGCAGCCCGAAGGTTATATTGACGGGCTGGAAGTTCTTTGTCTCAACGTTCGACACATAGCGGCATAAAGCTCCGATGGCCGAGGCGGCCGGTGCGGTCAGATACCTGCTGCCGCGCAGTGCCCGTACCGCATTCTGCCCGGCAAGCCAGCCCGTCGCGACCGACTCCACATAGCCTTCGACACCGGTGATCTGCCCTGCAAAGAAAAGCCGCGGATCGCTCCGCGTTGCAAGCGTTTCATCGAGTATCTTCGGGCTGTTGATGAAGGTATTGCGGTGTATCTGCCCGAACTGAAGGAATTCGGCGTTCCCGAGGCCGGGAATAAGCTTCAGAACACGTTCCTGCTCGCCATATCGCAAGTGATTCTGAAAGCCGACCATTCCGTAGGCATCCGCCATCAAGTTCTCCTGCCGGAGCTGTACGCACGCGTAAGGCTCAGCACCTGTTCGCGGATCTGCAAGGCCCTTAGGCTTCATCGGCCCGAAACGTAGCGTATCGACCCCGCGGCGTGCGATCTCTTCGATCGGCAAACAGCTCTCGAACCAATGCGTCTCTTCAAAACGCTTTAGCGGTACCGAGCGCGCACTTGTCAGGGCGTCATAAAACGCAGCATATTCGTCAGCCGACATCGGGCAGTTTATGTAATCATCACCGCCCTTGCCGTAACGCGCCGCCTTGAACGCCACCGCCATATCGATCGAGTCTGCCGCAACGATCGGAGCTATCGCGTCATAAAAATAAAGCTGA from Chloracidobacterium sp. includes these protein-coding regions:
- the xerC gene encoding tyrosine recombinase XerC; translation: MFTEERKDFLQHLKYVRDVSPHTLRNYESDLEQFAEFLFRIEKRSDIAIGQIDNLTIREWIAELHNGHKKTTVARKLSSLRTFFAFLMQEGRAERNPAKLVATPKIERKLPTLLSMEDAVRFIEMPNINTDLGRRDRAILEFLYATGIRVGELVGIDLQDIDLRERMVRVMGKRRKERIVPFGEPAAEALLNYLQETRATFLNACPEAERDLDAVFLHRRGGRLTTRSVGRMVDKYIKMFADIHNISPHSLRHTFATHLLDNGADLRDIQELLGHARLSSTQIYTQVSIEKMIDVYDKAHPKA
- a CDS encoding DUF4149 domain-containing protein translates to MKFLSDIRLLLLGVWLGSAVFFIGVAQTAFALVADRGLAGAVVGRSLSILNYGGLIIAVLLILTSLMIRNASAFWLWTERLLLLIVGAACAVGEFVIGLWMSSIRSQFGGSIDQAAADDPLKIRFDQLHHWSEWVLTAAMIAAFIAFFIIANRKFTTPKAATNIYDFEKEFKI
- the prmC gene encoding peptide chain release factor N(5)-glutamine methyltransferase; amino-acid sequence: MNIAAELTAAEAKLRAAEIENARLDAAVLLAFITGRDRTFLVAHPEYELTDSEHKAYTAAILRRCTREPLQYITGVQEFYGIELLVSPDVLIPRPETELLVEEAIKHLKKVEQPAFCEIGSGSGCISVAVLKNVPDARAVAADISPAAAAMTAENARRAGVLGRLEVIVSDVFSAVGERRFDAVLSNPPYIGAGEVSTLQPEVREHEPYIALTDDADGSSIIRRLIGSSPEHLTAGGVILIEIGFSQARAVEAMFAGGRWNDVVFIRDLQGHERIAKACLARV
- a CDS encoding glycosyltransferase family 2 protein; its protein translation is MPRIDVLMSTFNGAAFLPPQIDSIIAQEHADWRLLIRDDGSSDATLNIIKAYAERDARIELLTGDSGNLGAFASFMRLVEASDAPYFAFCDQDDVWSPQKLSLLLEKMIRSETQYGADTPLVVFSDMSVVDENLVLLDASFRHFSQFDPFISRDWRRLLAQNVVLGCSMLANAAARRAALPYKLRDMPHDQWVAVNAARSGRIEFIDEATVSYRQHGRNYAGAKKFGLLYAISRLPHFIITIGEYRRAAAHFGDVTTLQLTASKFRTNVRRFDKKEAFRE
- a CDS encoding WecB/TagA/CpsF family glycosyltransferase; translation: MNAKKTRIISLNVDVITLAGALERITEFCRKGSGGFVCLANVHMVMEAYDDASFADAVNAADLVLPDGMPLKWMQRLSAERTAARIRGSDLMNALLALAEQRGLTVGFYGSEPSVIEAIERRLAVEFPALKVAYSYSPPFRPLTANEDTDIIAAIGRNAPDILFVGLGCPKQERWMHGHRPHLKAVMLGVGAAFDIFAGKQSEAPRWISRIGLEWLYRLLLEPKRLWRRYLLLNPRFAALAAMQLARRNVRPKDAA
- a CDS encoding glycosyltransferase, with translation MRLSIHFRQVLETMRRDGFAVAASKVLRRLRGRNTDKQYRQWIAECEPATQTALPAKVDEFPSVSVLMPTYNTPERLLSEAIGSVLAQTYPKWQLCIADDASTAEHIRPLLRSFSENDGRIEAVFREANGNISAASNSALGLVNGEFTALLDHDDLLSENALAEAAAAAFAEPGAAIIYSDHDVIDTEGRRYSPYFKPNWSPDLLHCVNYVNHLTVYRTALIKHLKFRSEFDGSQDYDLLLRASEGLSRSDVVHIPKVLYHWRSVEGSVALAPSQKGYAHERARAALDEHFERIGSDVRAIRGIGELHRMRAGSNVAAHVSVICFDRESAAAVKGDVLEVIEADPPQRIFAALQAAAAKAAGDVLCFVPQNISALTLDAVEELAAQALMPNVGVVGPLLVEGSGTIVEIGLTAGLNDGIGSQFAGENLRLSGFLEKNVVRNVSAVSIEAMTVRRGLFERLGGFDAGMSDEQRPDVDLSFRAMLAGCNNVATPFAVVKAAGRTVGHSDLGVLKKRFAEIFYADPYFNVNLSKSPPFGPACR
- a CDS encoding VWA domain-containing protein — its product is MPVQLQQNSAGIGPFVPVIVLLFAIGAAAQSGRIKPEATPTPEPSISTGYRPTRTGAEPTPKPTPEPKQTDEVVRVSSMLVPIPVSVFDSRGRAVTTLKKSDLEVRVDGKAVEIDEVFRSRSPIRLAMLYDNSSSILAARDFERDAAVRFFTRVLRPEIDQAALFSVADYTRLSQPLTANTTLLTHAINAFPPPAGATALLDGIIEAAEYLKAYSGRRVIVIVSDGEDTYSELSTTLEGVVKTLQQTNCQVYVVKTKDFENFKRTGSREGNANIRSLTAERRMIEIAEQTGGAVFSPIDEREMNEAFDDISASLSQQYILAYYPDDTAAEAGAFREITVKVNGRSGLTVRTRKGYYVPKRP
- a CDS encoding glycosyltransferase family 2 protein gives rise to the protein MKISVALCTYNGSRYLQEQLDSIAAQTRRPDEIVISDDASTDGTLETAERFAATAAAEVHIVRGEQNIGSDKNFERAIAKCSGDIIFLADQDDVWLPHKVERMMRGFDDPQVGMAFSNAKVVDAELRPLGLPLWRWTFRAYDRKMFAEGRAAEVLLYYNVVTGATMAFRRSLVSAALPIPKLTGMIHDGWISLIASLTSRVAAVDEQLILYRQHDAQQLGVGHGQRDASRADQHRRIVEERLRANERFDQFAELFDEARLAAMRAAAPMPELVPDRRRLASMLEAARLRISLEIAHLQTRMNYPKLRIARIAPVLAELYSGRYYEFSRGGQSALLDTIRK
- a CDS encoding sugar transferase translates to MRVIAAKQELTPAEIRSDVRLMPRWVMPAVTAAIFCADAAITAAAFILAFRVRHGEAIFAGGGWSKAFAPYAGVAAFSVVATVVMLVYQRAYRFFGAFSFTHEAGKVFYAVVFSSLLTVAWAFLFRGFFEYQQFSYSRSVFLIDFAFLLVGLTAFHWMLRAAQVRFRKRGINLIPTIVVGTNAEAEKTILELEQQRHLGYRIFGAVASSEGEHADLGVPVLGSLDGLAGVIREHGIQEVIITDNNIESARLFDVMMSVGRRQKVEFRFAPGILDLLPQKTSVDQIGVLPMVRLFREPLSDTQRFIKRVSDIAIAAVAAVVTAPFWLAAAIAIKADSKGPVFFRQERVGMDGRKFLCFKFRTMNADADEAVHREAYEKNIEGQAAANAGDEDHPIFGKVKDDPRITRVGTFLRRVSLDELPQLLNVLRGEMSIVGPRPPIPYEVERYELWHRKRLDMKPGMTGLWQVSGRNKLTFDEMVRADIYYIENWSLMLDLRIIVLTLPAMFRGDGV